Proteins encoded within one genomic window of Pongo pygmaeus isolate AG05252 chromosome 18, NHGRI_mPonPyg2-v2.0_pri, whole genome shotgun sequence:
- the LOC134737540 gene encoding tigger transposable element-derived protein 1-like, whose product MCQGVASTFKAHYLRGTFEHILEATDGEDTAMIREFWRNYSIMDPVDMAITWEELKPALMNSVWKKIWPECVQAQRFSQADNIAQLQKNIVTLARNVAFEEVAEAAVDQLLQSHEEDLSNEELMRLEQEPAVGEEEREDGPWALWQLTTGRLSAALSRFEAGLQVLASNSPNDDWKLRGSRAINDAINCYQELYNEKKRHSKQLS is encoded by the coding sequence ATGTGTCAAGGTGTAGCCTCTACCTTCAAAGCTCATTATCTGAGAGGGACTTTTGAGCACATCCTAGAAGCAACAGATGGTGAGGATACAGCTATGATCAGGGAATTTTGGAGAAACTACAGCATCATGGATCCTGTGGACATGGCCATCACATGGGAGGAGCTCAAACCAGCACTAATGAACAGCGTGTGGAAGAAGATTTGGCCTGAGTGTGTTCAGGCGCAGCGTTTTTCCCAGGCAGATAACATTGCACAGCTTCAAAAAAACATTGTGACCCTTGCCAGAAATGTGGCCTTTGAAGAGGTTGCTGAGGCTGCTGTGGACCAGTTGCTGCAGTCCCATGAAGAAGATCTCTCAAATGAGGAACTGATGCGGCTGGAACAGGAGCCGGcagtgggggaggaggagagggaagatggTCCCTGGGCTCTGTGGCAGCTAACCACAGGAAGACTGTCGGCAGCCCTCTCACGTTTTGAGGCTGGCTTGCAGGTCCTTGCTAGTAACAGCCCTAATGATGACTGGAAACTGAGAGGTTCCAGAGCAATCAATGATGCAATAAACTGCTACCAGGAGCTGTACAATGAGAAAAAGCGCCACTCAAAACAACTCTCTTAG
- the LOC129016274 gene encoding LOW QUALITY PROTEIN: putative CENPB DNA-binding domain-containing protein 1 (The sequence of the model RefSeq protein was modified relative to this genomic sequence to represent the inferred CDS: inserted 2 bases in 1 codon), whose product MPGKTPTDAAVIPSAKRERKAITLDLKLEVLRRFEAGEKLSQIAKALDLAXSTVATIRDSKEKMKASSRIATPLRASRLTRHRSAVMESMERLLSLWLEDQSQPNAPLSAAIVQKKAEFDDLQREHGEGSQTDRFHASKGWLVRFKERHCLPHFKMNSAAPSNKDMYTEILKSIIEEGKYTPRVSLT is encoded by the exons ATGCCTGGGAAAACGCCCACAGATGCAGCTGTCATCCCTAGTGCCAAAAGGGAACGGAAAGCGATTACCCTTGACCTCAAATTGGAAGTGTTACGACGATTTGAAGCGGGTGAGAAGCTCAGTCAGATCGCAAAGGCCTTAGATCTTGC ATCTACAGTGGCGACCATTCGAGatagtaaagaaaaaatgaaagcgAGTTCGCGAATAGCTACTCCTTTGAGAGCCTCTCGGTTGACTCGCCATCGAAGTGCAGTGATGGAGAGTATGGAGCGGCTGCTGAGCTTGTGGCTGGAAGACCAGAGCCAGCCAAATGCGCCCTTGAGCGCCGCCATCGTTCAGAAGAAGGCTGAGTTTGATGACTTACAGCGTGAACATGGCGAAGGTTCTCAAACGGACAGGTTTCATGCAAGTAAAGGGTGGCTTGTGAGATTCAAGGAGCGCCACTGTTTGCCCCACTTCAAGATGAACAGCGCAGCTCCCAGCAACAAGGACATGTACACAGAAATTCTGAAAAGCATCATCGAAGAAGGTAAGTACACCCCCCGGGTGTCTTTAACGTAG